A segment of the Sphingobacterium oryzagri genome:
CGCTTTACAATGCTAATGGTGATCGTGGTGGTGCGGTAGACAGAACGTGGAATACCATTGCGCATTACAATATGAATCCGGGCGGCTGGAACGGTTGGTGTACTTTATCGGATTACTACGATAAGTTTGCTGCTGGCGACGAGCGTCGGGGCATTTACTACGAATATGCGGCCGATACAACGGGTAACCGAACACGTAATTACCGCCGTCAAAATGTAGGCTTTTTTGTTGGTCAACAATACAACTGGAGTACCAACAGGCCACTAATGGCTCGTAATCCTTCCAACGCGCCGTTGTCATTCACCAGAGAAGTGACTATTCGCACGTCTGGCGCTACACTCGAAGTTGCGGGTATTCGGCCGATGAAGTATGCATTTGATTACGCCGTGGTGGGCCAGCGGAACAACGATTGGGTGGTTTTTCGATATGCCGATGTGTTGCTGATGAAAGCAGAAGCCATACTACGCGGAGGCACAGGATCTGCCGCTGAAGCATTGACCCTGGTCAACAGTATACGCACAAATCGTAGTGCAGCCGCATTTACAAGTCTGACCTTAGATAATCTGCTGGATGAGCGTGCTCGCGAACTGTATTGGGAAGGCTGGCGCCGACAAGATTTAATACGATTTGGTAAATTTCTGGAGCCGTGGCAAGAGAAAGCAGCCGATTCAGATCCTCGGACCTTAGTTTATCCAATTCCGAGTCAGCAGATCGCCGTAAATCCTAACCTGGTGCAAAATCCTGGATATTAACGCTATTATCATGCTAGTAAAAAGCCTCATAACCAACGTTATGGGGCTTTTTTATGAGCAGGACAATTTCTTCGCAGCAGTTCCTAATTCGATGCTGACAGTAACAGACCGTAGTAAATTCTGGTTGTACAATAAGGGATTCATTGCCGGGAATAAACGATTATTTATCCGCTTTCAATAACACCGTTGATTGAGCAAACGCTAGCTATAAGGGATTTTAAAATCAGTAAACGAAGAAAAGGGATCAATATAGCGTATCGCCATATTTGATTTGAATATCGACATTTGTGTTTTTGTGGCTGGAAATTTTGGGCTATTTATCAAATGTAGAGAAGAATCTAAGCACTTTACGAAACATCGAACAGCGTTCTTGATTAGGAAATATTGTTGTCGCGGCGGGTTGTAAAATTTGCACAGTGCTTCGCTTTATCCAACACGCTGATTTGTAGGTTTAAAATAAGGGTACATGGGTATGTCAGTTCGTTTACCATGGTCGAAAACAAGCTCCCTAAACAGCAGGCAATGATAAAATTTCTACGCCTTTCGTTTATAAGAGATTAACGGGCGTATTTTAAACGCTTAGTAAGGTATGTACGGTGTCCCGCTCAACTAGGCAACACCATCTAACTTAACCACATCCTGAACGACCGATAGCACGTCATAAATATCAAAAGGCTTAGCAATAAATTTATCAGCTCCCGCTTCCATAGCGACTTGTTGACCATTCACACTAGCCGAAATGCACAAAATATATACATCGTTATATTTTTCTTGTTCACGCAGTCGTCGTACGATTGCATCGCCTGGCATGTTTGGCATCCAAAGATCAATGATAAGGAGCGCAGGTTGTGAATTTTCGAGTCGAGGAAGTAATTTGGCGCTGTTCGATTCCGTTTCCACACTTGCCCCCGTACTCTCTACAATCATTTCCAACATACTTAATATTCCATCGTCATCGTCACATATCACCACCTTACTCTTATCCTGAACCATAATTATTCGCTTTTAACCTATAATTTAACGTACCATTTTTTACATTTTATCAAATCTTAGACCAGTTATTTTATTAAAGTAGTATAATAATAATTTCAGGTATTTTTCGTTGTACAATCGTTTGCATTCTTTGCAATTAGCGTGTTTTTACGGGTAGTTTTTTATGCGTCAGCCTCGACGTTGGTTGTATCGCAAATAGGATAATGGAATGTTTACGTCTCAACAGCAGCAATTTTAAGTACAATGCTACCTAACTATCTTTTAAAAAAAGCTGTGATAACTTTCCATTTTATTTCGCCTGGATCATATCCTCTCCCGCCGTCAAGCTTTTTCGTTCATACTTAAAAAAAATTGCTGGTTATTTAAACTATATAAACTGAAAATCGGTTGTATATTTGTGTATATGATCAATTCATTAGAGGGGATTTTAGAGATTTTATCTTTTAGTCCAGAAGCTACCGCCATATATGATAACCAAGATTTGCGTATCGCGTATGCGAATGGCAAGATGTTGGAGTTATGGGGGCGCGAGGATGATATAGTTGGCAGAAATTTTAGCAACGTTTTCCCAGCATTTACGGAACAAGGATTTACCCAGATCTTAAAAGGAGTTTGGCGGGAAGGCAATACGTATAAAGCGGAAGATGTTGCGGTCGATGTTTTGATTAATGATAAACTGGAGCTTTTTCATTTTGATTTCGAATACCGGGCGATTCTACGAAACGGACAGACGTATGCTATTTTACATACCGCAAAAGAGGTCACTGACCGTAAAAAAGCTTTTGCGGCACTGGAAGCGAAAGAAGCACTGCAAAAATCGCTAAACGAGGAGCTTGCGGCCACCAACGAAGAAATCCAGTCTTACGGTGAAGAATATCAAGCCCTAAGCGAAAAATTAAACGAAGCTTTGCTACAATCAGAGCACAGCTACCTCGATTTACAATCGGCCTACAGCAAGCTGGCGCTAGCCGAAGAGAAAGCACGTATCATATTAGACAACGCACCAGTAGCCGTTGGTATTATTGATCCCTATACGTTTTACTTAGAATCTGCAAACAAATTACTGTTGGAAATTTGGTCGACCGACCGGCTTAAGACAGACAAATCCATTCAGCAACAGATCAGCCAATCTGCATGGCTTTTGTTGGAATCGAATCTACGTAGCGTACTTGAGAGCGGAGAAAGTATACGGTTGAATGATGTTAGCATCTTCAAGGGCGATGACGAGCTTACGCCACCGCTCTTTTATAATTTTATTTTTAAGCCCTTACGCGATAAAATGGGCGCCATTATTCGTGTGATGATCGTCGCAAACAATGTGACGGCGCAACGCCATGATAAAGTTGAGGTTGATTATCAACTTGAGCAAGCCAAACTGGCCAGGCTCGCCACAAAATTGGGTGTTTTCGATCTTGATATTTACCAAAATCACTTTTCCTGCGATGAGCGTTGTCGGGAAATTCTTTCCTTATCCGCAGGCAGTGACATTGATTATGAGGATGATTTCCTCGACAAAATCCATCCCGATGACAAAGATCGGGTTTTAAGCGAAATCATGCGATCTTTTGAAAATGCCGACGCGCAGGGACAATTTGTATCTACCTTGCGGGTTACCGTTGAAGAAGGCGCAGCAGACCTCTGGATCCAACTTTACGGGCAGGTTTATTTTAATGAAAAAAGACAGGCTACCCGATTTATCGGCACGATAAAAGATGTGAGCGAAGCCACCCGTTTGCGGCATGATCTGGAACGAAGCGAACGAAACCTTATTGACGCGAATGACGAACTTGCTGCTACATTGGAAGAACTTACGGCATCTAACGAAGAGATTCAAGCCACCAATGAAGAGCTTATTCAAGCGCAAGAAATGAGCGAAGAGTATTACAATAAACTTCAGCACATTAATGAGCGACTTTCGGAAAGTGAAGAGCGGCTTCATGTAGCTATAGCCGGTGCTGAGCTGGGTATTTGGGATGTTGATCTCGTGCACGGCATCGTTAATTGGGACGAACGCACACGCGCGCTGTTTGGATTGTCAGCCGATGAACAGATTATGCACAGCGAAATTTGGAACAATGTGCATCCCGAAGATTTTGAGCGCGTACAAGCAGAAGTCAAACGATCGAAAGATGTGCGTTCAAAAGGCATATTCAATAGTCAATTTCGCACGAGTGAGCGTGAAAATCAGGGAAGTAAATGGCTGCAACTTAAGGGTAAAGTACATTTTGATTCGCAAGATAAGCCGATACGGTTTTCAGGAACAGTATTAGATATTACCGAGCGCGTTCTGGCGCAGCAGCAAGCAGATGCCTTCAATTTAGTGATTGAAAAACGCGATATCGAACAGCGTATGATTGTGGAAGCGGGAGGTATCGGAACATTTACCTACGATATGCAAACCAAAGTCGTTACCACCAATGCGCTTATGCGCAAGCACCTGTTTTTGGATACTTATCGCGAACTCTATACCGACAAGATTTTTAAATACCATATCGGCGATAAGCCAAGCTCCACGGCTACCTTATTGCTAAATACCATTATCGAAGAAACCTCGTTTGACACCGAGTTTCAATTGGTTGCCGAGCAAAGTAAAAACAGCAAATGGCTACGTGCTATCGGTCAAAAGGTGACCAATGCAGACGGTGGAGAAGTGGTATACGGTGTCATGATAGATATCACCGCACAAAAGCTGGAAGAAAAACGTAAGCTTGACTTTTTGGGTATCGTAAGTCACGAACTCAAGTCTCCCCTCACCTCGCTTTCCGGCTACCTGCAAATTCTGGAAGTAAAGTCGCGAAAAATCAAGGAAGAGCAATTTGGATCGTTATTGAGTAGTGCTAACCGACAAACAAGCCGCATCAAATTGTTGATAGAAGGCTTCCTGGACGTGGCGCGCTACGGCGAAGGCAAATTAAAGTTGCAGGCAAAGCATTTCGACATGGGGCATTTATTTGACGAAATCGAAAAAACGTATCTGGAAACCATCGCCACACACCGATTGGTTTTTGACCTGGATTTCCAAGGCGATTTGTACGCGGATAAAGACAAGATCGAACAGGTTTTGATCAACTTGATCAACAATGCTATCAAGTATGCGCCAAGCGATACGACGATTACCATAAGCGCCATTTCGAAGGGAGATAATATTCATGTCGACGTGCGTGATGAAGGTCCGGGCATTAAGCCGGAAGATCAGGAAAAGATTTTTGATCGTTTTTACCGCGTAGAAAACGATAGTACGGAGCTGATCAGTGGTTTTGGTATCGGATTGTACATCTGTCAGGAGATCGTTAAGCTGCACGGCGGCAAGATAGGCGTAGCAAGTCAGTTAAGCAACGGAACCACATTTTGGTTTGAAATCCCCTTGCTTTCAGCAAAATAGTTTTTTAACGCGCAAAAGCTGATCAGTTGATGCAGCAGAAAAAAAAGAGACAACTACTTAAATAGATGCAATAATTTTGTTCTCATCTATCTTCTGCTGAATAATAGGCCATCGAGACTACTTTTATGTTTTATAAGTGGTCCATACTCCATTCCCAAACACTGTGGTATCGGTTGATACGCTCTACATAGTCTAAAAAATCACGATAAAAAGGGTGCTGGCCGATGGTACTGGAATCCCCTATCACGATCAACTTCTTTCGCGCCCGCGTCATCGCCACATTCATTCGTCGCACATCCGCTAAAAATCCGATTTGTTGCGCACTGTTGCTGCGTGTCAGACTGATGTAGATGATATCTTTCTCCTGCCCCTGAAAGCTGTCGATCGTATTGATTTGAATGGGAGCGCTGTATGCGACAATTTCCGTATCTTCCTTTATCATTTCTTTCAACAAAGTCGCTTGTCCGCGATACGGAGCAATAATACCTATACTGGGCATGTCTGTCAACGGGTAGTCCTGACTTAAGGTGCTTAATAGCGAATGAAGATGCCGCCTTAAAAAAGCAGCTTCTTCTTGATTCGAGATTGCACTTTCCAGTTGCGTTTCCTCGAAACCGGCGCCTGCCGTATCGATAAATAACAGCGGCTCTTCGTCATTTAACAAGCTACGGTCGGCAACCAACGGCGCCGCTTGCAAACGATTATCGTAAAATGCTGCCGATGGAAACGTCATAATCTGCGTATGCATGCGATATTGCACATTAAGCAAGGAAACATGTTCGGGATAGCGCGCTACAAGTTTTTCAAACAAGGTATGATAAAGTCCTTCGTTGCTGCGCTGGCTTGATTTTACCGTGGGCGGAAGCTGGCAATGATCGCCAGCCAAAATAAGGTTTTCTGCTTTAAGGATCGGTATCCAGCAAGCCGGTTCGAGTGCTTGTGCAGCTTCATCGATAATAACGGTTTCGTACCGCCTGTCACGAATCGTATAATGATTGGCACCGACCAATGTAGCCGTAATGACCTGCACCTTATCCAGCACATCCGCTATCATAAAATCTTGTATGCGATCAATCTCTTTGCGCAGCTTTCGTGCTTCATCAAATAAGGCTTTCCGCTGTTCCCGTTCCAGTTTACCAAAATTGCGCTTATACTTGTGCCCCATATCGGTGTATGCGCGAGCCTGCTTTTCCAGCGTTTTAGCTTCTTTGTTGGCAGCGTGGTTTTCCACCTTTGCGTCCAGGGTGAGCGATTGGATATGTTCAGATATTTTGACCGGATTACCCATACGAACAACAGCAATGCCCAAAGCATCTAGACGCTCGGTTAATACATCAACTGCCGTATTGCTGGGCGCGACGAGCAAAAGTTGTTGCTTTTTGTTTTTTAATAAAGCTTGAACGGCATGAATCAACGTCGTGGTTTTGCCTGTGCCGGGAGGCCCATGCAGAATATTGACCGATTGGCCACCCAGGATAGCCTGAATCGCTTGATTTTGGCTGGCGTTAAGATCCGGATGTTGATAGACTGGCTGTGTAATTTGTGGCGGTATGGAATCAACACCCAGCAACTGCCGAATAAGTTGTCCATGTTGTCGATCTTCCAACAATTCTTTGGCCTGCTTTAGCGCAATACGCATTTCTTTGTAGGAGTTCTCATCGAATAAAAGATCGACGCCCAATTTGCCGCGCCGACTCCAATCGGGAAGTTCATCTACTTTAAAAGCGATACGCATGCTATCCCGACTTACAAAAGCAATAACGCCATCGATACGATCATGCTGCGCGTCGTGGTTAGAAAATAAAGAAACTGGCATACCAAACCGAAACTTGTGCCCTTCGCCCAAATTATTCGTTTTGCTCACCGTGATCGTTAGATAATCTCCTCTTCCCAATTCGCTGTTGCTGATCGCTATGGGAAACCAGCTGACGCCTTGCACACGACGTTCGTTCAGTGTGCTGCGTAGCAGCAACGCTTCGTGTTGCGCTTTATCATATTGCTGCTCGGCCGCTAACAGGGCGTTGAGCTCGTCAAAATAGGTCATGTACTAAACTTCGTAAAATAAAATAAAAGCTGCATGTCTTATCGTGTCATAGCGGCAGCACGATGATCGTCCGCGCAAAATAAGAATGCTCCTTATCGCCTAAACAATAAGGAGCACATTCTATGCGTATATCATGCTAGCTTAATTGTAAAGCTGCTTGCGAGCGACGACGCACTTCTTCGCAAAGCACAGCGTCATCGTTAAGCTTTTTCCCCCAGGAAGGAATCATTTCGCGCAATTTCTTGCGGTAAGCGTCGGATTTAGCACGTTCCGGGAAGCATCTTTTTAATAAATTGATCATAATAGCGACCGACGTGGATGCCCCTGGTGAAGCGCCTAAAAGTGCCGCGATAGAACCATCTGCACTCGAAACCACCTCTGTTCCAAATTCCAGAATGCCGCCATGTTTTGGGTCTTTTTTGATAACCTGCACGCGTTGTCCGGCAATCTCGATGCCCCAATCTTCTAATTTTGCCGTTGGCATAAATTGTTTCAACGCATCCAGCTTATCCGACGGACTTTTCATGACCTCTGTGATTAAGTATTTCGTTAAATCCAGATTATCAAGACCGGCAGAAATCATCGGCCGAATATTAGATAACTTAATGGATGCTGGAAGATCAAAATAAGATCCTTTTTTCAAAAATTTTGTCGAGAATCCGGCATAAGGACCAAACAACAATGCTTGTTCACCATCGATATAGCGCGTGTCTAGATGTGGGACAGACATCGGCGGCGCACCAACCGAAGCTTTGCCATATACTTTAGCGTTGTGTTTCTGGATAATATCCTTGTTTTTACAGCGCAGCCATTGTCCGCCTACCGGAAAACCGCCGTAGCCTTTAGCTTCCGGAATGCCGGATTTCTCCAATAGCAATAACGAGTGGCCACCAGCGCCTATAAACACAAACTTGGCCTTTATTTTACGTTTCTCGCCGTTATTCAGGTCTTTTATTTCAATTTCCCAACGGGCGTCATCTTCACGCTTGATATCACGCACCTCTTGATTCAGGGAAAGGGTAATGTTTTCTTTTGTTTGTAAATGTTGCACCAAATCACGGGTTAATGTACCAAAATTTACATCCGTACCCATATCCACGCGCGTTGCCGCAATCTTTTCCTCGTTATCACGATTTTCCATCATTAATGGTATCCAATTGCTCAGCGTGGCTTTATCTTCGGTATATTCCATGCCCTTAAACAGGGTTTCCTTTTCCATGGTTTCGAAACGTGTACGAAGGAAGTTGACATCTTTCTCACCAAACACGGCGCTCATATGGGGTACCTGGCGAATAAACTCGCTCGGGTTTTTTAAAATATCCTGCTCGACAAGGTAGGTCCAAAACTGTTTTGAAATCTCAAACTGCTCAGCAATATCAATCGCTTTTGCAATCTTGACACTGCCATCTGCCTGCTCGGGTGTATAATTCAACTCGCATAAGGCGGAGTGCCCTGTGCCAGCGTTATTCCATGCATCAGAACTTTCTGCAGCAACGAGGTCTAAACGTTCAACAATTTCAATATTGATGTCAGGACTAAGCTCATTGATTAAGGTTCCCAATGTGGCGCTCATAATACCTGCACCGATCAAAACAACATCGACTTCAGATTTTTTAGTTTTCTTACCCATGATTTATAAATTCCGTACAAAATTAACATTCGAATCGGTTTTCACAGAATCAAAATGTCAAAATTCTTTCATTATTCCTATCATTTTTTCAACAATAAGGCCAGCTTTGGCAGAGCTTCGTGATACGTGGCTTGATTCAATAAGCGGCTACGCTGAGGCGCATAGAAAATAAATTGTGGTATTTTCTGAAATATTTAACACTTTTGTGGATTAATAAAAAAGGAAACTCGCAGTACAAATGAAATTATTAGAAGGCAAAACAGCTCTGGTTACAGGAGCATCCAAAGGCATCGGCAGAAAAATTGCGGAGGTTTTTGCTCAACACGGAGCGAATGTTGCATTTACGTATTTATCTTCTGTAGAGAAGGGACAGGCTTTGGAAACAGAGCTTCAAGCGTTTGGAACGAAAGTTATCGGTTACCGCTCTGATGCGTCACAATTTGCAGAGGCTGAAAAATTGATTGAAAATATTGTTGCCGACTTTGGTACCATCGATGTAGTGGTCAACAATGCTGGTATTACGAAAGATGGTTTGTTGATGCGCATGACCGAAGAAAATTGGGATGATGTGATCAATATCAACCTAAAATCGGTGTTTAACGTGACCAAAGCAGCTTCTAAAGTGATGATGAAAAACCGCAAAGGTTCGTTTATCAATATGAGCTCGGTGGTTGGCGTGCAGGGAAATGCTGGTCAGGCAAACTATGCAGCTTCTAAAGCCGGTATCATCGGTTTCTCCAAATCTGTGGCCAAAGAATTAGGCTCTAGAAATATCCGCACAAATGTGGTGGCGCCCGGTTTTATTCGTACAGAAATGACTGAAGTGCTTGATCAAAAGGTTGTTGCAGGCTGGGAAGCAAACATTCCGTTGAAGCGCGCTGGCGAAACAGAAGATATCGCTAATGCTTGCTTGTTTTTAGCATCTGATCTTTCGGCTTATATCACCGGACAGGTTATTCCTGTTGATGGTGGTATGTTATAGGCTAAACATATTCTTTTTTTAGAAAACGGGATAGTTTTATAAACTGTCCCGTTTTTCGTTATTCCAGATCATTAGATTTTTTTAACAAGTGACGGAATACAAATATTTCTAAATTCTAAAAGAATGACATCTTTATAGCTATGTGGCTTAATCCGGCGTTCGATCCCTAGCGGATGGCATGTGTATGATCGTACAGTCGCTGTAAAAGTAGGTGACCTCAACAAGGTCGGTGCATACGCTGCTTTTTCTCATTTGCTAAGTCTTCAACTTCCATATCCATCGCTCTTTCAACGGTTAATGGAATACAAATTCTTGTAAAAAAGTAAAAAATGTATACGCCTAGTTTTGATTCCTTATACGCAGAGCGCCAAAATTTTGCCTTATCTTTGCTGTATAACGATGAACGAACAAGCGAACATTTTTTCTATCCAAACGCCGGAGGAATTCAATCAACAGGCCCTTGCGGTGTTTCGTTTTCAGTATCAACATACGGCTATATACCGCGATTATGTCCGGCATCTCGGCATCGATACGGCAGCCATCCAGCATGTTACCCAAATTCCATTTTTGCCAATCGAGTTTTTTAAGACGCAAACCGTCTACGCGGGCGAAGCAGCTCCTGCTGTCGTTTTTAGCAGCTCGGGAACGACTGGCATGGTTACGAGCAAACATGAGGTTGCCGATGTAAGTTGGTATGAAACGAGCTTTCGACAAGCTTTCAAACAGTTTTACGGTGCGGTAAGCGATATTGCCATCTTGGCCTTGCTTCCATCCTATTTAGAACGTTCCGGATCATCGCTTATTTACATGGTCGACGACCTGATCAAGCAAAGCAAGCAGCCTGCTTCTGGCTATTTTTTGTATAATCACGCTGAACTTTATGAAACGCTGCACGAATTGAAATCTTCAGGAACGCGTACCATCCTGATCGGCGTAACCTATGCCCTGCTCGATTTTTGCGAACAATATACCCTCGACTTTCCCGAGTTGATTGTTATGGAAACCGGCGGCATGAAAGGAAAACGAAAGGAAATGATACGGGAGGAGCTGCACGCTATTTTAGCAGATAGCTTTGGCGTGAAGCAGATACATGCAGAATATGGCATGACCGAATTGCTCTCGCAAGCCTACTCATCAGGCGCCGGACGATTTTTTACGCCGCCGTGGATGCAGATCCTGATGCGCGACACCAATGATCCGCTTACTTTGCTGGACAATCAGCAAACCGGCGCGATAAACGTAATCGACTTAGCCAACTATTATACTTGCTCGTTTATTGCCACTCAAGATTTGGGAAAACGCCATGACGATGGCAGTTTTGAAATACTCGGCCGATTTGATAACAGCGATATCCGCGGTTGTAACCTGCTGGTGCAGTAATCGGATATTAACTATCTACTAGCAAATGGTTTAAATAATAGCGAGCGCTATAAATTAGCGCCCGCATAAGTCAATTTTACTATGCCGTCGGCGCATTGGTATCGTTAGCCGCTGGCGCAATGGCATTTGGCAACGGCACTTGCTCCACTAAAAAAATATTTTCATCGGGAAGCAATTCCAGTTGCGTGCTAAGGCTTTCATAGTTACGAATAAGCTGAATAAGTAAGATAGCCGCCAAAATAGAAGTACCATGATAGGCCAGCGTTAAATAACTGGAATCCAAAAGCGTATTCACCGAACTATCGTCACGCGTCATACGCGAAGCGATATTGCTCAGTATATTTGATACAATCCACAACGTCCACCAAATACCCATTACAGACTTTGCCAGCGGTTGTGGATACGTGATATCACGTTCTTCGTACAATTCTACAGTCTTATTAAACAAATCGCGGAAAATTTGGAATGGTCTCACTAAATTCACAAACGGAATAAACCAGGCTCCTGCAGCCATGCCCTCGGAGAAACGCAGATAGCTGGTTTTTTGATGCAGGTTGTAGTAGCTGCGTCTAAACCATAAGATAAAGGAAACGATTGTTCCGATAATCGCGCTGAAATAAAGTAATGCAACAACGCCTTCCCGCGTATCATTGCTACTTGCCATCTCCTCGCTCACGACCTCGCCAGCGGAAACACTTTTTAAAAGATCGATTTGCAGGATGGTAGAATAGATGCTCACCAGCGAAAAAACAATGCATAAAACAAGCATCAGCTGTGCAGCGCGCGCACGGGAAAATGTAGGTCGAATAGAATTCATGGGTTAATAATTAAATTGATTTGATTGCTCTAATATAGCTATTTTGTGGAATTAATACCGTAAAATATAATACCAAGCCGCCTTTACACAGCCTGCTAAAGCTTTTTTATTAACTATGTAGCTTTCAAAAAACCGGTAGGTTGTTACGGCTGGAATTTTGGCTGCTGCAGATGAATCTTTTAGCGGTGTTTTTTACTGCAAACTTCGATCAGAAAAAGTGTCGCCGAGACTAAAATCACCAGTTTCGTAACCTTTTTTGAACCAAAACACCCGCTGTTGCGACGTGCCGTGCGTAAACGACTCGGGATTTACCTGTCCTTGTGCTTGCTCTTGCAGACGATCATCGCCGACAGCAGCGGCGGCCGTCATACCATCCCGAATATCTTCGTAAGTAAGTTCAATATTACTCACCCGCTGCACATGGTGTGCCCAAACGCCAGCGTAAAAATCTGCCTGCAATTCGGTCATCACAGAAAGTTTATTGGCAGCGCGTTCGTTCAATTTACTACGTCGCGCATTCGTTTCTGCCAAGGTGCCTACCAGCTGCTGGATATGATGTCCTACTTCATGCGCAATAACATAAGCAAGCGCAAATTCTCCCTTTGCACCGTAGCGCTGCGACAGCTCATCGCTAAAGCTTAGATCAAGGTAGATTTTCTGGTCGCCCGGACAATAGAATGGTCCGTACGCCGATCTTCCCATGCCACAACCCGCTGTTTCTGTTGATCCGTTATAAACGGTCAACGTAGGTTTTTGATAAACCTGGCCCTGTTCTTCAAAAATCGCCGTCCATACGTCATCCGTGCTGGTTAACACCACATCCGCAAACGCAATCAGATTATCTTCTTTCGGCGTAGACTGATAGGCTTCGCCGTTTGCTTCACCGCCTTGTTGCGTTTGTTCTTGCAATTGCTGAAGCAATTGTTGCGGATCACCGCCCATAAATAAACCGATCAACAACACGATCACACCAGCCACACCGCCCAATGTCAATTTCTGACCGCCACTCATGCCGCGTTTGTCTTCCAAATTACCGCCTCTTCGGCCGTCCTGCCATTTCATAATTTAATCGAATTTAATAATCAATATTACGAAATATTTCTCAAGTTTGAATAGCGGACAAACCCGTTTAAATGACCTACTTTTCGTATTTTCGCCAAAAATAACACAAGATGTCTTTAGAAACTCTACTTGCAGAACGCAGCGGCACGAGCTGTGAGCTCTGCAAGCGCCAT
Coding sequences within it:
- a CDS encoding DUF4328 domain-containing protein gives rise to the protein MNSIRPTFSRARAAQLMLVLCIVFSLVSIYSTILQIDLLKSVSAGEVVSEEMASSNDTREGVVALLYFSAIIGTIVSFILWFRRSYYNLHQKTSYLRFSEGMAAGAWFIPFVNLVRPFQIFRDLFNKTVELYEERDITYPQPLAKSVMGIWWTLWIVSNILSNIASRMTRDDSSVNTLLDSSYLTLAYHGTSILAAILLIQLIRNYESLSTQLELLPDENIFLVEQVPLPNAIAPAANDTNAPTA
- the ypfJ gene encoding KPN_02809 family neutral zinc metallopeptidase, whose product is MKWQDGRRGGNLEDKRGMSGGQKLTLGGVAGVIVLLIGLFMGGDPQQLLQQLQEQTQQGGEANGEAYQSTPKEDNLIAFADVVLTSTDDVWTAIFEEQGQVYQKPTLTVYNGSTETAGCGMGRSAYGPFYCPGDQKIYLDLSFSDELSQRYGAKGEFALAYVIAHEVGHHIQQLVGTLAETNARRSKLNERAANKLSVMTELQADFYAGVWAHHVQRVSNIELTYEDIRDGMTAAAAVGDDRLQEQAQGQVNPESFTHGTSQQRVFWFKKGYETGDFSLGDTFSDRSLQ
- a CDS encoding acyl transferase, with amino-acid sequence MNEQANIFSIQTPEEFNQQALAVFRFQYQHTAIYRDYVRHLGIDTAAIQHVTQIPFLPIEFFKTQTVYAGEAAPAVVFSSSGTTGMVTSKHEVADVSWYETSFRQAFKQFYGAVSDIAILALLPSYLERSGSSLIYMVDDLIKQSKQPASGYFLYNHAELYETLHELKSSGTRTILIGVTYALLDFCEQYTLDFPELIVMETGGMKGKRKEMIREELHAILADSFGVKQIHAEYGMTELLSQAYSSGAGRFFTPPWMQILMRDTNDPLTLLDNQQTGAINVIDLANYYTCSFIATQDLGKRHDDGSFEILGRFDNSDIRGCNLLVQ